In Pantoea cypripedii, the following proteins share a genomic window:
- a CDS encoding peptidase domain-containing ABC transporter — protein sequence MTNGEMKELFSRLHISLRRRMPVILQTEAAECGLASLAMIASWYRLPADLRLLRQHSGISSRGATLRTVIDTAAAAGMKSRALRLEMDNLRALKLPCILHWDLNHFVVLVAVRRHRVVIHDPAAGRRVLGMQEVSLHFTGVALELWPTGDVPQGAPPRPRLSLWSLTGRIAGLSTTLIKLFCFSILVESTSLLLPVGMQMVLDHAIPASDTGLLTLICLGLLFIVLFRTAVSALRGWTSLVMSTLISVQGKARLFDHLLALPTEWFEKRKLGDVQSRFTSLETLQTTLTSNVVSGIMDGIMTVGLMIMMLLYGGSLLWVVLAFTLLWCLFRLSTYRAWRQASEEQIVRNARSGSHFMESLYGIHTIKALGLPALRAQHWLNLNIENANATISKTRYEMLFAGGNNLIATLQQIALLWLGASAVIAGDMTLGMFVAFSTYRGQFSDRTASLLETLLQLRMLSLHKDRVADIVLAEPETPVGEPVHPLLSHGEPAALAVKGLSFQYDPFTPLLFSDVNLAIDAGECVAITGPSGRGKTTLLKMMAGLLKPSTGEIYVNGINIRTSGVANWQACIACVLQEDTLLAGSVAENICAFDTQPDDEWIKKCASLSQIHEDILAMPMGYQTLISELGSSLSGGQKQRLLIARALYRRPQVLFLDEATSHLDVDNETRINAAIRALNITRVMIAHRPSTIASADRVIDMATWPAGK from the coding sequence GTGACCAACGGTGAAATGAAGGAGCTGTTCTCCCGTCTGCATATCAGCCTGCGGCGTCGCATGCCGGTGATCCTGCAAACTGAAGCCGCTGAATGCGGCCTGGCAAGCCTGGCAATGATCGCCAGCTGGTATCGATTGCCCGCAGACCTGCGCTTGTTACGTCAGCACTCGGGCATCTCCTCGCGAGGGGCCACCCTGCGTACGGTGATCGACACCGCGGCAGCTGCTGGCATGAAATCGCGGGCCTTGCGTCTGGAAATGGATAATCTCCGTGCGCTCAAGCTGCCCTGTATTCTGCACTGGGACCTCAACCATTTTGTGGTACTGGTGGCGGTGCGTCGTCATCGCGTGGTGATTCACGATCCGGCAGCCGGTCGCCGCGTGCTCGGCATGCAGGAGGTCTCCCTGCATTTTACCGGTGTGGCGCTGGAACTGTGGCCGACAGGGGATGTGCCACAAGGCGCGCCACCCCGCCCCCGCCTTTCCCTCTGGTCGCTGACCGGACGCATTGCCGGTCTGAGCACCACCCTCATCAAGCTGTTTTGCTTTTCCATTCTGGTGGAATCCACCAGCCTGCTGCTACCCGTCGGCATGCAAATGGTGCTGGATCATGCCATTCCGGCCAGTGATACCGGCTTGCTGACGCTGATTTGCCTGGGGCTGTTGTTTATTGTGCTATTCCGCACCGCCGTCAGTGCGCTGCGCGGCTGGACATCGCTGGTAATGAGCACGCTGATCAGTGTGCAGGGCAAAGCGCGGTTATTTGACCATTTGCTGGCGCTGCCCACCGAATGGTTTGAAAAGCGCAAACTGGGGGATGTTCAGTCGCGTTTCACCTCACTGGAGACGTTGCAAACCACCCTGACCAGCAATGTGGTCAGCGGCATCATGGACGGCATCATGACCGTGGGATTGATGATTATGATGCTGCTGTATGGCGGGAGCTTGTTATGGGTGGTGCTGGCCTTCACCCTGCTGTGGTGCCTGTTCCGGCTGAGTACCTATCGGGCCTGGCGACAGGCCTCAGAGGAGCAGATCGTCCGCAATGCCCGCTCCGGCTCGCATTTTATGGAGTCGCTTTACGGTATCCACACCATTAAGGCGCTGGGATTGCCTGCGCTCCGGGCGCAGCACTGGCTTAATCTGAATATCGAAAACGCCAATGCCACGATAAGCAAGACGCGCTATGAAATGCTGTTTGCCGGTGGTAACAACCTGATCGCCACGTTGCAGCAAATTGCCCTGTTGTGGCTCGGGGCCAGCGCGGTGATCGCCGGAGATATGACGCTGGGGATGTTTGTCGCGTTCAGCACCTATCGCGGGCAATTTTCTGACCGCACCGCCAGCCTGCTGGAAACCTTGCTCCAGTTGCGCATGCTGTCACTGCATAAGGATCGCGTGGCGGATATTGTGCTGGCCGAGCCGGAAACCCCGGTCGGTGAGCCTGTCCATCCGTTGCTCAGCCACGGTGAACCCGCCGCGCTCGCGGTTAAAGGGCTGTCTTTTCAATATGATCCTTTCACCCCCCTGCTGTTCAGCGACGTCAATCTGGCGATTGATGCCGGGGAGTGCGTGGCCATCACGGGTCCTTCCGGCAGAGGGAAAACCACGCTTCTCAAAATGATGGCCGGTCTGCTCAAACCCAGCACCGGGGAAATTTATGTCAATGGCATCAATATCCGCACCAGTGGCGTAGCGAACTGGCAGGCCTGTATCGCTTGTGTCTTGCAGGAGGACACGCTGCTGGCCGGGTCCGTAGCGGAAAATATCTGCGCGTTTGATACGCAGCCAGACGATGAGTGGATCAAGAAGTGTGCCAGCCTCAGCCAAATCCATGAGGATATTCTGGCGATGCCGATGGGCTATCAGACACTGATCAGTGAGCTGGGCAGCAGCCTCTCCGGGGGGCAGAAGCAGCGGCTGCTGATTGCCCGCGCGTTATATCGTCGGCCCCAGGTGTTATTCCTCGATGAAGCCACCAGCCACCTTGATGTGGATAATGAGACGCGAATAAATGCCGCCATTCGGGCATTGAATATTACCCGCGTGATGATTGCCCATCGGCCATCCACGATAGCTTCGGCAGACCGGGTGATTGATATGGCGACGTGGCCAGCGGGGAAATAA
- a CDS encoding HlyD family secretion protein yields MLFRKEVSEHLQSRYAGPVLLLTGWPVWITLFVTTLLLASLLLFLWLGSYTRRASVSGEVITWPHTINLFAPEQGVVSRLLVSTGQVVSAGTPLYALDISRVSPSGNLSTTTRALLSKQQQQMDDMVRQLEQNRRATLTTVQQQLDQLRSARQQTQKMVESATEGLDVMRSSMNDYSRFIRKGLITTDQQNNQRYLFYQQLSVWHSLNSQRVQQDMQIADLLSQQVTRAADFDGQLAQYHIRQADIARQLAEADAGSERLITAPAAGRISSLSVTAGQMVSDGDSLAQLVPAGDDTPSLIIWLPNDSVPYIKPGDTINISYAAYPAEKYGQFPGKVLSVSAAPVPLRELNSYGSAPRLANGQLEGAWFKASVALNQRGLRWQGENLPLASGMQLQATVFLEKRPLYQWMLSPYYFLKNSITGPVSDQR; encoded by the coding sequence ATGCTTTTTCGCAAGGAAGTCAGCGAACATTTACAGTCACGCTACGCCGGACCTGTTCTGCTGTTAACCGGCTGGCCGGTGTGGATAACGTTATTCGTCACCACGCTGCTGCTCGCCAGCCTGCTGCTTTTCCTGTGGCTGGGCAGCTATACGCGACGGGCCAGTGTCAGCGGTGAAGTGATCACCTGGCCACACACCATCAACCTTTTCGCCCCGGAACAGGGCGTGGTTTCCCGCCTGCTGGTCTCCACCGGCCAGGTGGTCAGCGCCGGTACTCCCCTGTATGCGCTGGATATCAGCCGTGTCTCTCCTTCCGGCAATCTCAGCACCACCACCCGGGCATTGCTGAGCAAACAGCAACAACAAATGGACGACATGGTGCGTCAGCTGGAGCAAAACCGCCGTGCGACACTCACCACCGTTCAGCAGCAGCTTGACCAGCTGCGCAGCGCCCGGCAGCAAACCCAGAAGATGGTGGAGTCGGCCACAGAAGGGCTCGACGTGATGCGCAGCAGCATGAACGACTATAGCCGGTTTATCCGCAAGGGACTGATCACCACCGATCAGCAGAACAATCAACGTTATCTTTTTTACCAACAGCTTAGCGTGTGGCACAGCCTGAATTCTCAGCGGGTGCAACAGGATATGCAGATCGCCGATCTTCTCAGTCAGCAGGTCACCCGTGCCGCTGATTTTGATGGACAGCTGGCGCAGTACCACATTCGCCAGGCCGACATCGCACGTCAGCTGGCAGAAGCCGATGCCGGTAGCGAACGCCTGATTACCGCCCCCGCAGCGGGACGCATCTCATCTCTGAGCGTGACGGCGGGACAAATGGTCAGCGATGGCGATAGCCTGGCGCAGCTGGTGCCAGCCGGAGACGACACACCGAGCCTCATTATCTGGCTCCCCAACGACAGCGTGCCCTATATCAAACCGGGCGACACGATAAACATCAGCTATGCCGCGTACCCAGCGGAAAAATATGGCCAGTTTCCGGGCAAGGTGCTGTCCGTGTCCGCCGCGCCAGTACCACTGCGGGAACTCAACAGCTACGGCAGCGCGCCCCGCTTAGCAAACGGGCAGCTTGAAGGCGCATGGTTTAAAGCCAGTGTGGCCCTGAATCAACGGGGTTTGCGCTGGCAGGGCGAAAATCTACCGCTGGCCAGCGGTATGCAATTGCAGGCCACGGTCTTCCTCGAAAAGCGTCCGCTGTACCAGTGGATGCTTTCTCCCTATTACTTCCTGAAAAACAGCATAACGGGGCCTGTCAGTGACCAACGGTGA